The Candidatus Zixiibacteriota bacterium genome includes a window with the following:
- a CDS encoding response regulator, which translates to MKSDRKSIILVENNDHQAELIAEIARNSRLNPQITRVKSAKEAMDYIGRMDLLKDRRLMLPDLILIDLNEDNQPGLDLIEFVKLNSSLSSVPVVALTTESTSQEISMAYCLGANSCVQLGNENEAIMKIVETVMYWLVTSVPVADLLIGRRSINHQITEPTTALEPGEQPVIANRLNGLVEAESGG; encoded by the coding sequence ATGAAATCCGACCGCAAGTCTATTATCCTCGTTGAAAACAACGATCACCAGGCAGAGTTAATTGCGGAGATCGCCCGTAATTCTCGTCTCAATCCTCAGATTACGCGCGTGAAATCCGCGAAAGAAGCGATGGATTACATTGGTCGAATGGATCTTCTGAAAGACCGCCGCTTGATGCTGCCTGATTTAATCCTGATAGACCTGAATGAGGACAACCAGCCCGGTTTGGATCTGATTGAGTTCGTTAAGCTTAACAGCAGTCTTTCCAGCGTGCCCGTGGTGGCGTTGACTACTGAAAGCACATCTCAAGAAATCAGCATGGCGTATTGTCTGGGCGCCAACAGTTGTGTGCAACTCGGAAATGAAAATGAAGCTATTATGAAAATCGTGGAGACGGTTATGTACTGGCTGGTAACCTCAGTACCGGTCGCGGATCTGTTAATCGGCCGACGCTCTATCAATCACCAAATTACCGAACCGACAACCGCCCTTGAACCGGGTGAACAACCTGTCATCGCAAATCGTTTGAACGGCCTGGTTGAAGCTGAATCGGGTGGCTAA